One window of Helicobacter sp. MIT 99-5507 genomic DNA carries:
- a CDS encoding Tfp pilus assembly protein FimT/FimU, producing MRKAFTMLEMVFVVVMLGVMAAVSVMYIPQTKLQQAADYMIQNIKYAKSLAQTDDRYFAMQDSSLSSYTNQQAQYWQAGMWQVQFHLNGNTVKNSYSIYADTARNAGTTNFDGRPMSGDLIAKDPQNRACLSGYSENNLPNECKNNIAKEVRLQETYDVTIDSIELPQNCNENGTARVYFDNKGLPYCGKVNVAGANITLPQRLSSSIKITLKRQKQTATICISPSGLIYGSNNGQCNKV from the coding sequence ATGAGAAAAGCATTTACTATGCTAGAAATGGTATTTGTTGTGGTTATGCTTGGTGTTATGGCGGCAGTGTCTGTTATGTATATACCACAAACAAAGCTTCAACAAGCTGCTGATTACATGATACAAAATATAAAATATGCAAAATCATTAGCACAAACTGATGATAGATACTTTGCTATGCAAGATAGTAGTTTATCCTCATACACAAATCAACAAGCTCAATATTGGCAAGCAGGTATGTGGCAAGTCCAATTTCACTTAAATGGTAACACGGTTAAAAATAGTTATAGTATATATGCAGATACTGCAAGAAATGCAGGGACTACAAATTTTGATGGAAGACCAATGAGTGGGGATCTAATAGCAAAAGACCCACAAAATAGAGCATGCTTAAGTGGATATAGTGAAAACAATCTACCAAATGAGTGTAAAAACAATATAGCAAAAGAAGTAAGATTACAAGAAACATACGATGTTACAATTGATAGCATAGAATTGCCACAAAATTGCAACGAAAATGGAACAGCAAGAGTTTATTTTGATAACAAAGGATTGCCATATTGTGGCAAAGTAAATGTTGCTGGAGCTAATATAACTCTACCACAAAGATTAAGTAGTAGCATAAAAATCACTTTAAAAAGACAAAAACAAACAGCCACCATATGCATATCACCAAGTGGCTTGATATATGGTTCAAATAATGGACAATGTAATAAAGTATAA
- a CDS encoding cation-translocating P-type ATPase gives MKELRLKIDGMSCAACSSSIERSLNRKNFIEKIEVDLINKKAFIVYDENLANTQTIINQIEKLGYKANKTQNTDSNNDKNNKYLLAIIFAIPLFIISMGSMFFDIENELLICIIEIILLLPILYASSQIFKRGFLSLIKMVPNMDSLIMLGSSSAILYSLYMIILYSNQEIHSLLHNIYFESAGVIIAVIMLGKRLENNATTNAKSVLDSLINLTPKSALKYENNTIIQTNINDINIGEIISIPKGSFVSLDGILLNDNCILDTSLITGESKKIEKQKGEIVLSGSINHGEQFFLQVSTKAADSTIGKIISLMQGIKKAPIARIADIVSAYFVPTVIFIALAGAICWYLTKGDLHFSFIILTSTLLISCPCALGLATPLSILVATNKASKKAIYFKSGESLEKLGGIDVVVFDKTGTLTNGNLEVVNFINKNIIDSNDLLSYIYAIESKSEHIIAKALVDFISSKNIDKQVEASDIKTTIGSGISGIIDNKTIKIGNARFVDADCNLDSKYSSVFVSIDGILCAIFEIRDSMRENAKELISNLESIHIQSIILSGDTFECVQRVAKECGIKNYHHSKLPNEKLEFIENLQKENKKVAFVGDGINDTLALKKADIGISLAAANDIAIKQADILLLNSNLNNIYNAILLSRKTILNIKENLAFAFIYNICAIPIALGIPHIFGINLSLNPMIAGVAMGLSSISVVVNAMRLNRAI, from the coding sequence ATGAAAGAATTAAGATTAAAGATTGATGGGATGAGCTGTGCAGCTTGTTCTAGCTCAATTGAGAGATCGCTAAATAGAAAAAATTTTATAGAAAAAATTGAAGTTGATCTAATAAATAAAAAGGCATTTATCGTATATGATGAGAATCTAGCAAATACACAAACTATCATAAACCAAATAGAAAAACTAGGATATAAAGCAAATAAAACACAAAATACAGATTCTAATAATGATAAAAATAACAAATATCTACTTGCAATCATTTTTGCTATTCCACTTTTTATCATCTCGATGGGAAGTATGTTTTTTGATATAGAAAATGAATTACTAATTTGTATTATTGAAATAATATTACTACTTCCTATACTTTATGCAAGCTCACAAATATTTAAGAGAGGATTCTTATCATTAATAAAAATGGTGCCAAATATGGATTCTCTTATCATGCTTGGCAGTAGTTCTGCTATCTTGTATAGCTTGTATATGATTATTTTATATTCAAATCAAGAAATTCATTCACTATTGCATAATATATATTTTGAGAGTGCTGGAGTAATTATTGCAGTTATTATGTTAGGAAAAAGGCTTGAAAATAATGCCACAACCAATGCAAAAAGTGTGCTAGATTCTCTTATAAATTTAACTCCTAAAAGCGCATTAAAATATGAAAATAACACAATTATACAAACAAATATAAATGATATTAATATAGGTGAAATTATCTCTATTCCAAAAGGATCTTTTGTAAGCCTTGATGGAATCTTGCTAAATGATAATTGCATTCTTGATACAAGCCTAATTACAGGTGAGAGCAAAAAGATAGAAAAGCAAAAAGGTGAAATAGTTTTAAGTGGTAGTATAAATCATGGCGAACAATTTTTCTTACAAGTAAGCACAAAAGCTGCAGATTCTACAATAGGAAAAATCATAAGTCTAATGCAAGGGATAAAAAAAGCACCAATTGCTAGGATAGCTGATATCGTATCTGCTTATTTTGTGCCTACTGTGATTTTTATTGCATTAGCTGGGGCGATTTGCTGGTATTTAACAAAAGGGGATTTACACTTTTCTTTTATCATACTTACTTCAACATTACTTATTTCTTGTCCTTGCGCACTTGGGCTTGCTACACCACTTAGCATACTTGTAGCTACAAATAAGGCTTCAAAAAAAGCTATATATTTCAAAAGTGGAGAGAGCTTGGAGAAATTAGGCGGGATTGATGTAGTAGTATTTGATAAAACAGGAACTCTTACAAATGGAAATTTAGAAGTAGTAAATTTCATTAATAAAAATATTATAGATTCTAATGATCTTCTATCTTACATTTATGCCATAGAATCTAAAAGTGAGCATATAATAGCAAAAGCCTTGGTAGATTTTATTTCATCTAAAAATATTGACAAACAAGTAGAAGCAAGTGATATAAAAACTACGATAGGTAGCGGAATAAGTGGCATAATAGACAATAAAACCATAAAAATAGGAAATGCAAGATTTGTAGATGCAGATTGTAATCTAGATTCTAAATATAGCTCGGTATTTGTATCAATAGATGGAATCTTATGTGCTATTTTTGAAATAAGAGATTCTATGCGAGAGAATGCAAAAGAATTGATATCAAACCTAGAATCTATCCATATCCAAAGTATTATTTTAAGTGGAGATACATTTGAGTGCGTGCAAAGGGTAGCAAAAGAGTGTGGCATTAAAAACTATCATCACTCAAAATTACCAAATGAAAAGCTAGAATTTATAGAAAATTTACAAAAGGAAAATAAAAAAGTTGCATTTGTTGGTGATGGTATAAATGATACACTTGCATTAAAAAAGGCAGATATTGGAATCTCACTAGCAGCTGCAAATGATATAGCAATCAAACAAGCTGATATTTTACTGCTAAATTCAAATTTAAATAATATTTATAATGCAATTTTGCTATCTAGAAAAACAATTTTAAATATAAAAGAGAATCTTGCATTTGCTTTTATTTATAATATTTGTGCTATTCCTATTGCACTTGGGATTCCACACATCTTTGGAATAAATCTATCACTAAATCCTATGATTGCAGGGGTTGCTATGGGTCTAAGCTCAATTAGTGTTGTAGTAAATGCAATGAGATTAAATAGGGCAATTTAA
- a CDS encoding Bax inhibitor-1/YccA family protein, translating into MSLYDRNYTRDADIAVETSENTLVNFVKQTYKFFAASVLFATIGAYIGMGFVSYMTKGVFFGLVIVEFALLLGLIFLKSKPIVNVMLLFAFTFITGVTLVPLLASVLGLQGGASIVAQALLMTTIIFGVMSFFALKTTKDLANMGKILFVALVVIVIASLVNIFLGNPLLQVIIAAVGAIVFSLYIAYDTQNIIRGRYDSPIMAAISLYLDVLNLFISLLQLLSLNRE; encoded by the coding sequence ATGTCTTTATATGATAGAAATTACACTAGAGATGCTGACATAGCGGTTGAAACTAGTGAAAATACTCTTGTTAATTTTGTAAAACAAACTTATAAATTTTTTGCAGCATCAGTGCTATTTGCTACAATCGGTGCTTATATTGGAATGGGGTTTGTATCTTATATGACTAAGGGCGTATTCTTTGGACTTGTCATAGTAGAATTTGCATTATTATTAGGGCTTATTTTTCTAAAATCAAAGCCTATTGTAAATGTGATGCTATTATTTGCATTTACTTTTATTACAGGAGTCACACTTGTGCCATTACTTGCTAGTGTGTTAGGATTGCAAGGTGGTGCTAGTATCGTAGCTCAAGCATTATTGATGACAACAATTATTTTTGGTGTTATGTCATTTTTTGCATTAAAGACTACAAAAGATTTAGCAAATATGGGAAAAATACTATTTGTAGCATTGGTTGTTATTGTTATTGCTAGTTTGGTAAATATATTTTTAGGCAATCCCCTACTCCAAGTGATAATAGCTGCTGTTGGTGCTATCGTATTTAGCTTATATATCGCATACGATACGCAAAATATCATAAGAGGAAGATATGATAGCCCGATAATGGCTGCAATTAGTCTATATTTGGATGTATTAAATCTATTTATCTCTTTATTGCAATTACTATCTTTGAATAGAGAATGA
- a CDS encoding thiamine-phosphate pyrophosphorylase, which translates to MIYRILDANLNRLREGIRVVEDITRYSLNSKTLSKRLKELRHKARINTDLLHYRDIKNDVSKQSNNSEATRKNLKDISIANFKRSQESARVIEEILKLDSSLGDYLIFKNIRYELYDIEIEYFKEFKE; encoded by the coding sequence ATGATATATAGAATCCTCGATGCCAACTTAAATAGGCTAAGAGAAGGAATACGCGTAGTAGAAGATATTACGCGATATTCTCTAAATAGCAAAACACTTTCCAAAAGATTAAAAGAACTTCGACACAAAGCAAGAATAAATACAGATTTATTACATTATCGAGATATCAAAAATGATGTATCAAAACAAAGTAATAATAGCGAAGCAACAAGAAAGAATCTAAAAGATATTAGTATTGCAAATTTTAAACGCTCACAAGAGAGTGCAAGAGTGATAGAAGAAATCTTAAAGCTAGATTCTAGTCTTGGTGATTATCTCATATTTAAAAATATAAGATATGAGCTATATGATATAGAAATAGAATATTTTAAAGAATTCAAAGAATAA
- a CDS encoding PhoH family protein, producing MDTSIILDDIENLIYLYDGGENDIFISEIVLEELDKKKDLQNELGYFSREFFRAINSNDAIKHQKDSLQNDMIYRMNFKNKLVELPLYVIYRPIYKTKNLDYGLNDGRILEIAKDYNFILLTNDVSLKIKALSQGIKAESIFRNMVENPSDIEFLFKLNLHKDSSLSDLESSKSFNTLKDWSIIELLEEDNTDSSLYLTGKKHFGFKIDGKFESQNLDLILEENSPYIRPINLEQKLLYALLINPKNKVSIVTGSTGSGKTLMALQAGITLVKKGVVDGIIYMRNTITSNDKEAELGYRKGDESQKLNYFMYPLYSAINFTIDKLQESSLAKRIEYSGDVNTIEKRDATEYFIKKHNIEVMDIAHARGVSIARKFVIFDEAQNAQDSTIKLIGTRIAQDCKIVFLGDWKQIDHPYLSKFRNGAVTLLQKAQNSDFISGIQLKNTIRSDIAQWFEENM from the coding sequence TTGGATACATCTATAATATTAGATGATATAGAAAATTTAATCTATCTTTATGATGGTGGTGAAAATGATATTTTCATTTCAGAGATTGTTTTAGAAGAATTAGATAAGAAAAAAGATCTTCAAAATGAGCTTGGCTATTTTAGTAGAGAATTTTTTCGTGCAATTAATTCAAATGATGCGATTAAGCATCAAAAAGATTCTCTTCAAAATGATATGATTTATAGAATGAATTTTAAAAATAAGTTAGTAGAATTGCCGCTTTATGTGATTTATCGCCCGATATATAAAACAAAAAATCTTGATTATGGTCTAAATGATGGCAGAATCTTAGAGATTGCAAAAGATTATAATTTTATTTTACTTACAAATGATGTATCATTAAAGATAAAAGCCCTTTCTCAAGGTATAAAAGCAGAATCTATTTTTAGAAATATGGTTGAAAATCCAAGTGATATAGAATTTTTGTTTAAGTTAAATTTGCATAAAGATTCTAGTTTGAGCGATTTAGAATCTAGCAAATCTTTTAATACTTTAAAAGATTGGAGCATTATTGAGCTTTTAGAAGAAGATAATACAGATAGTTCGCTTTATCTTACAGGTAAAAAGCATTTTGGTTTTAAGATTGATGGAAAGTTTGAAAGTCAAAATCTCGATTTGATACTAGAAGAAAACTCGCCATATATTCGCCCAATAAACTTAGAACAAAAATTATTATATGCGCTACTTATAAATCCAAAAAATAAAGTAAGTATTGTTACAGGTAGCACAGGTAGTGGAAAAACATTGATGGCATTGCAGGCTGGAATCACTCTAGTAAAAAAGGGTGTTGTAGATGGAATAATTTATATGCGAAATACCATAACTTCAAATGATAAAGAAGCAGAGCTTGGATATAGAAAGGGCGATGAAAGCCAAAAGCTAAATTATTTTATGTATCCGCTTTATAGTGCTATTAATTTTACGATTGATAAACTTCAAGAAAGTTCGCTTGCAAAGAGGATTGAATATAGCGGTGATGTGAATACAATAGAAAAAAGAGATGCTACAGAATATTTTATAAAAAAGCATAATATCGAAGTGATGGATATAGCACATGCAAGAGGTGTGAGCATTGCTAGAAAGTTTGTAATCTTTGATGAAGCGCAAAATGCTCAAGATTCTACCATTAAGCTTATTGGCACTAGGATTGCACAAGATTGTAAAATCGTATTTTTAGGTGATTGGAAACAGATAGACCATCCATATTTAAGCAAGTTTAGAAATGGTGCAGTTACGCTTTTGCAAAAAGCACAAAATAGTGATTTTATAAGTGGAATCCAGCTTAAAAATACGATTAGAAGCGATATTGCACAATGGTTTGAAGAAAATATGTAA
- the tpx gene encoding thiol peroxidase, producing the protein MMKVKFKGNEVTLSANQIKVGDNAPAIFLKAKDLSSIQVGGKKDKIQIINVVPSLDTPVCSIQAKTFNKNAEKLSGVEINVVSMDLPFAQDRFCSTNDIKNLNTLSDFTKKEFGKAYGLLIEDSPLEGLLTRAVIVVDKNGKVVYVEICDEITNEPNYNAALEAAK; encoded by the coding sequence ATTATGAAGGTAAAATTTAAAGGAAATGAAGTAACATTATCTGCAAATCAAATCAAAGTAGGCGATAACGCACCAGCGATTTTTTTAAAAGCAAAAGATTTAAGTTCCATCCAAGTTGGAGGCAAAAAAGATAAAATCCAAATTATAAATGTAGTGCCAAGTCTTGATACACCTGTATGCTCAATTCAGGCAAAAACATTTAATAAAAATGCTGAAAAATTAAGTGGAGTAGAAATCAATGTAGTTTCTATGGATTTACCATTTGCACAAGATAGATTCTGTAGCACAAATGATATAAAAAATCTAAATACATTAAGTGACTTTACAAAAAAAGAATTTGGCAAAGCTTATGGTCTATTAATAGAAGATTCTCCACTAGAAGGACTACTTACAAGAGCAGTTATTGTGGTGGATAAAAATGGCAAAGTAGTTTATGTAGAAATTTGTGATGAAATAACAAATGAACCAAACTATAATGCTGCATTAGAAGCTGCAAAATAA
- a CDS encoding lipopolysaccharide assembly protein LapB: MDYFSLIYKDPLFSIMIIIAIITLVAIADYTKNKYKQKTKKQNLIDFAKNFENYGTDEKIRDLLDVSKYPISTLTFIANIYVQNGNFEQAIKMYLTMLDKTQNLGEKIQVLESLGMTYYKAGFMQRAKNIFIEILKNNPRNPKVLLLLVQTYEILGEYKNALSVISCLEELDEKVDKIKKYIQILILINDSLMPLDKREIEILHINKTSKITEKIILNYFKTYNIQRFWEIMLESKNISNYIDILWNIENPPLDLLKNNKQILDIYRAKGIIDDDEKCDIFELESLRVINKYSNKIANLGFKYRCSSCQGVYPFEVFRCPNCSELGKVNLILEIMELNNEKNYSLL, encoded by the coding sequence TTGGATTATTTTTCACTAATTTATAAAGACCCACTATTTAGCATTATGATTATTATTGCAATAATCACTTTAGTTGCTATTGCTGATTACACAAAAAACAAATACAAACAAAAGACAAAAAAACAAAACCTAATTGATTTTGCAAAAAATTTTGAAAACTATGGCACTGATGAAAAAATAAGAGATTTATTGGATGTATCAAAATATCCTATTTCTACACTTACTTTTATAGCAAATATATATGTGCAAAATGGAAATTTTGAGCAAGCAATAAAAATGTATCTAACCATGCTTGATAAAACACAGAATCTTGGAGAAAAAATACAAGTTTTAGAATCGCTTGGAATGACATATTACAAAGCTGGATTTATGCAAAGAGCAAAAAATATATTTATTGAGATTCTAAAAAATAATCCACGAAATCCAAAAGTATTATTATTATTAGTGCAGACTTATGAGATTCTAGGTGAATATAAAAATGCTTTATCTGTGATATCTTGCCTTGAAGAACTTGATGAAAAAGTAGATAAAATAAAAAAATATATACAAATCTTAATACTAATAAATGATAGTTTAATGCCATTAGACAAAAGAGAGATTGAGATTTTACATATCAATAAAACAAGCAAAATCACAGAAAAAATCATACTAAACTACTTTAAAACATATAATATTCAAAGATTCTGGGAGATTATGCTTGAGAGTAAAAATATTTCTAATTATATTGATATTTTATGGAATATAGAAAATCCACCTCTAGATTTACTAAAAAATAATAAACAGATTCTAGATATTTATCGCGCAAAAGGTATTATTGATGATGATGAAAAATGTGATATTTTTGAGCTTGAATCTCTTAGAGTGATAAATAAATATTCTAATAAAATTGCAAATCTAGGATTTAAATATCGTTGTAGCTCATGCCAAGGGGTTTATCCATTTGAGGTATTTAGATGTCCTAATTGTTCAGAACTAGGCAAAGTCAATCTTATCCTAGAAATCATGGAATTAAACAATGAAAAAAATTACTCTCTTTTGTGA
- the rnhA gene encoding ribonuclease HI, which yields MKKITLFCDGSSLGNPGFGGWCAILRYKNNEKILKGSLINTTNNKMELTAVIEGLKALKEPCDVEIVSDSKYVCESINSWLENWIRKDFKNVKNKELWLSYMQISKLHKIKTRWVKGHNGHIENEQCDKIAKEQALILKDSIKGIK from the coding sequence ATGAAAAAAATTACTCTCTTTTGTGATGGTTCATCGCTTGGCAATCCAGGATTTGGTGGTTGGTGTGCAATTTTGCGATATAAAAATAATGAAAAAATACTAAAAGGCTCATTAATAAATACAACAAATAACAAAATGGAACTAACTGCTGTGATAGAAGGGTTAAAAGCATTAAAAGAGCCTTGCGATGTGGAGATTGTAAGCGATTCTAAATATGTTTGTGAATCTATCAATTCTTGGCTTGAAAATTGGATAAGAAAAGATTTTAAAAATGTAAAAAATAAAGAACTTTGGCTTTCATATATGCAAATCTCAAAACTCCACAAAATAAAAACTAGATGGGTAAAAGGCCATAATGGACATATAGAAAATGAACAATGCGATAAAATAGCAAAAGAACAAGCATTGATTTTAAAAGATTCTATTAAAGGTATAAAATGA
- the rnc gene encoding ribonuclease III, which produces MKNLYEENKESLEKLQNSIKYNFKNKNLLLESLTHKSYDKNRNNERLEFLGDAVLDLLIGEYVYKKLPKSNEGDLTKLRASMVNEASFAKLARAINLGDYLFISNAEIKNNGKDKPSILSNALEALIGAVYLDSNINNAKKISYALIEKVYKKLNPENLFKDYKTLLQELTQSICSLIPEYILIDSSGPDHNKVFTMKIVINGIEYATKNGKSKKEAEQACAKAAYEKLKKTKERF; this is translated from the coding sequence ATGAAAAACTTATACGAAGAAAATAAAGAATCACTAGAGAAATTGCAAAATAGTATCAAATATAATTTTAAAAATAAAAATCTCTTATTAGAATCTTTAACACATAAAAGTTATGATAAAAATAGAAATAATGAGAGATTAGAGTTTTTAGGTGATGCGGTGCTTGATTTGCTAATTGGTGAATATGTATATAAAAAGCTACCAAAAAGCAATGAAGGAGATTTGACAAAACTTCGTGCTAGCATGGTAAATGAAGCAAGTTTTGCAAAACTAGCAAGAGCAATAAATCTAGGAGATTATCTCTTTATTTCAAATGCAGAAATCAAAAATAATGGTAAAGATAAGCCTTCTATTTTATCAAATGCCCTAGAAGCGCTCATTGGGGCAGTATATTTAGATAGCAATATAAATAATGCAAAAAAGATAAGTTATGCTCTTATAGAAAAAGTATATAAAAAATTAAATCCAGAAAATTTATTTAAAGATTATAAAACATTACTTCAAGAGCTAACACAAAGCATTTGCAGCTTGATACCAGAATATATTCTTATAGATTCAAGTGGTCCAGACCATAATAAAGTCTTTACAATGAAAATAGTAATAAATGGCATAGAATATGCTACAAAAAATGGTAAAAGCAAAAAAGAAGCCGAGCAAGCCTGTGCAAAAGCTGCATATGAGAAACTAAAAAAAACTAAAGAAAGGTTTTAG
- the aroC gene encoding chorismate synthase yields MNTFGERLRISTFGESHGSGIGCIIDGMPSNIKVDLDFIQHEIDRRKGGLNLYSTQRKESDTIEILSGVFEGYTTGTPIGIFIKNNNTKSSDYDDIKDLFRPSHADFTYFYKYDIRDYRGGGRSSARESVARVASGAFAKLLLNEFNIKIKSGIYSIGGCECKNIDFDYALKSDIKSLDIDTEQEQKELISKAKKNHDSIGGVALLCASNVPIGLGEPLYYKLDSAIGNLMLGLNGVKAVEIGNGIESSKIFGSQNNDEITKNAFLSNNSGGILGGISNGDEIIIKVHFKPTPSIFKPQKTISTTNEERILNLKGRHDPCIAVRGSVVAESMLALIIADMLLLNASSNIKYLKKIYK; encoded by the coding sequence ATGAATACTTTTGGAGAGAGGCTAAGGATTAGCACTTTTGGAGAATCTCATGGAAGCGGTATTGGCTGTATTATCGATGGTATGCCCTCAAATATAAAAGTAGATTTAGACTTTATACAACATGAAATAGATAGAAGAAAAGGTGGATTAAATCTATATTCAACACAACGCAAAGAAAGCGACACAATAGAAATATTAAGCGGTGTATTTGAAGGATATACTACAGGGACACCGATTGGAATCTTTATAAAAAACAATAATACAAAAAGTAGCGATTATGATGATATAAAAGATTTATTCCGCCCTAGTCACGCTGATTTTACATATTTTTATAAATATGATATTAGAGATTATCGTGGTGGTGGGCGAAGTAGCGCAAGGGAGAGCGTAGCAAGAGTAGCAAGCGGAGCATTTGCAAAATTGTTACTAAATGAATTTAATATAAAAATAAAAAGTGGAATATACAGCATTGGTGGGTGTGAGTGTAAAAATATAGATTTTGATTATGCCCTAAAAAGTGACATAAAAAGCCTAGATATTGATACAGAACAAGAACAAAAAGAATTGATAAGTAAAGCAAAGAAAAATCATGATAGTATTGGCGGGGTTGCTCTACTTTGTGCATCTAATGTACCTATTGGACTTGGTGAGCCACTTTATTACAAGCTAGATTCTGCAATCGGTAATTTAATGCTTGGATTAAATGGAGTAAAGGCAGTTGAAATTGGAAATGGCATAGAATCCTCAAAAATCTTTGGAAGCCAAAATAATGATGAAATTACAAAAAATGCCTTTCTAAGCAATAATAGCGGTGGAATCCTTGGAGGGATTAGCAATGGTGATGAAATAATAATAAAAGTCCATTTCAAGCCAACTCCTAGTATTTTCAAACCACAAAAAACGATATCAACAACGAATGAAGAGAGGATTTTAAACCTAAAAGGCAGACATGATCCATGTATCGCAGTGCGTGGTAGTGTAGTCGCAGAATCCATGCTTGCATTAATCATCGCTGATATGCTACTTTTAAATGCTAGTTCAAATATCAAATACCTAAAAAAAATATACAAATAG
- a CDS encoding type II secretion system protein yields MKRSGFSMIELVFVIVILGVLAAVAVPRFVTTRTDAQVAMARSDIASTLKAIPARVFAENLDPTASTPTGFSSWGDWMIDTGGLDRGRWQVGGNGANGNNGIQPIGNVTQNGGSTNTTGGCGAVIVLDTTTGNLQFKPENINLSNHGNAGTFCKALKESYPSGSNRIIHLATTGAVKF; encoded by the coding sequence ATGAAAAGAAGTGGTTTCTCAATGATTGAATTGGTTTTTGTTATCGTTATACTAGGAGTTTTGGCAGCAGTGGCTGTGCCTAGATTTGTAACAACAAGGACAGATGCACAAGTGGCAATGGCAAGAAGTGATATTGCCTCTACACTAAAAGCAATCCCTGCAAGAGTCTTTGCAGAAAATCTAGACCCTACAGCATCAACTCCTACTGGATTTAGTTCATGGGGTGATTGGATGATAGATACAGGAGGACTTGATCGAGGTAGATGGCAAGTTGGTGGAAATGGTGCAAATGGAAACAATGGGATCCAACCAATTGGAAATGTAACACAAAATGGAGGATCAACAAATACAACTGGTGGCTGTGGAGCAGTAATAGTGCTAGATACTACAACTGGTAATCTACAATTTAAACCTGAAAATATCAATCTATCTAATCACGGAAATGCTGGGACATTTTGTAAAGCACTAAAAGAATCTTATCCAAGTGGATCAAATAGAATAATCCATCTTGCTACAACTGGAGCAGTGAAATTCTAA